In Candidatus Vicinibacter proximus, the genomic stretch TGTAAAATCCACGACCGAAAGTTCCCAACACCACATCGTTCTCACGTCGCTGCAATTCAATATCCCTTACTGCAACCGTAGGCAATCCTGATTTTAATTGTATCCAGGTCGCAGCACCGTTGTTGGAAAAAAAACATCCGAACTCTGTGCCCACAAAAAGTAAATTAGGATCTACATGATCTTCTGCAATGGAGTACACAGAACCCCTTGCAGGTAGATTGCTTTGAATGGACTTCCATGTTTTTCCTGCGTCGGTGGTTTTTAAAACATAAGGTTTGAAGTCTCCGTAACGATGATGATTGAAACAAACATAAGCGGTGTTTTTATCATGCAGGGAGGCGATGATCTGATGCACATAAGATTGCGCAGGCACGCCCGGTAAATTGTCAAATTTTGTCCAGTTTTTTCCACCGTCTGTGGTGAGTTGGATGAGACCATCGTCAGTTCCCACCCATATCATTTCAGGGTTCAGTTTTGATTCCGCGATGCTGGTCAACTGGCCGTAGATATCCGTACTTCCATTTTTCGCGATGGCATCGACCGACCAAACCTTGCCCATGACTTCTATTTTATTCCGGTCGATCTGACGACTCAAATCAGGACTGATCACCTGCCAGGATTCTCCGCGGTCATCGGTACGAAATAATTTATTGGCACCAAAATACAATCTTGTATTGGAATGTTGACTGATGAACAAAGGTGCATCCCAGTTCCAGCGGTAAGGAGCTTCTCCTTCGCCTTCCACAGGTTTGATGGACAGATATTCTCCATTCTTGCGATCGTAGCGCACAAGGCCACCATATTGAGATTGCGCATAGACGATGTTAGGATCTTTAGGATCCACCTGCGTTTCAAAACCATCGCCGGTGGAGGTCACATACCAGTCCGCATTTGTAATACCGTTGGCAGAGGTAGATCTGCTCGGTCCGCCGAGACTTAGGTTGTCCTGCGTACCGCCATGCACATGATAGAAGGGCAGATCATTGTCTGTGGATACTTTGTAAAATTGCGTCACCGGAAGATTGGATTTAAATTCCCAGCTGCGCGCCTGGTCGTAGGTCTCATACACACCTCCATCGCAACCCACCAACAAGTGATTGCCATTCGTAGGGTCTACCCAAATGCAATGGTTGTCTATGTGTTTGTTGATTTCTCCTAGATTGGAAACAGATTTTCCACCATCGGTAGAAACTTTGTAATAAGTATCGGTGATGTAAATTTTATTGACGTCTATGGGGTCGCACACGATCTCCTGATAATAATTTCCGGAAGTGAAAAAAGGATTTCTTTTCTCCCAACTGGAACCCTTGTCCGAAGAGCGATAAATACCACCTTTGTCATCCTTGGCTTCTACAACGGTGTACAGGACATCCGGATTTACAGGACTGATGGCGAGGCCCATTCTTCCCACATCTCCTGAAGGAAGTCCACCTTCCAGTTTTTTCCAGTTCGCTCCCCCATCCGTAGATTTATAGATGGCCGATTCAGGCCCTCCGCCTATGTAGGTAAAGACTTTTCTCATGCGCTGGTGGAAGGCGGCGTAGAGAATTTTTGGATTTCTCGGATCCATGACCAGATCATTACAACCAGTATAAGCACTGACTGATTTAACACAGGTCCAGGTATTGCCACCGTCGGTAGACTTGTACACACCCCGATCTCCTCCTTCACTCCATACAGGACCATAGGCGGCAACATATACTATATTCGCATCGGTAGGATCTACTACAATTTCTGCGATGTGTTCAGAATTTTTGAGGCCCATATTCTTCCAGGATTTTCCGCCATCCTCACTTTTATACACACCGTCACCGTAGGCGACGGATCGCTGATTGTTGTTTTCACCGGTGCCTACCCATACGGTAGAGGCGTTGTTGGGATCCAGACTGACACAGCCGATGGAATAAGAACCCTCCCCATCAAAAATCGGACTAAAAGTCAATCCTTTGTTGGTTGTTTTCCACACGCCGCCGGAGGAAGACGCTACATAATACTCGCTGTGATTTTTAGGGTTGACCGCAAAATCAGATATCCGACCGGAGGTGACCGCAGGGCCTATGGACCGGAAGGCAATCCCGGAGAAAGCCCCTGAATTCATAGGGTCCACGGGTTTCACCTCTTCCTTTTTCTGAGCGAGGAGGCTTACCGAACAACAAGCAAACAGAATCAAACTGTACAAAATGGATCTAAGCATGTGCGTATATTTTTTGAAATTAGAGGCTAAAAGTAAGGCAAATACGTAACATTTCGTAGATGAGATATTTTTTAACATTTTAAGGGACATAAGACTGCCCGTCAACCGACATAGGTGGCCCTTTGGTCAATCTATAAAGCAGCCTCCTAACTAGAATTATAGTAATTCGATTTCATTTTGAATGTACGTCCATTTATGCATGCTGTTGTAGAACAATTCAATAAACATAGAAAAAATATTTATCTAAATATTCAGGATACAAAAACGCAATTTACTCATTATATTGACCTGTCATTTATCTCAAAAAGATAAATGGACCTATGGAAAATGAGGAGCCTCTACATAGCATATGGATTACACTATACATACTCTGGGTGGTTCTAAAATTCGGAAGAATTAAAAATAAAGTTTTTGTCTGAATGAAACTGAATGGAAAAATGAGATGCTGCTTTTGATTATCTTTTAAAAAACACAAATGGAAAATGAAAAATAACCGAAATAAAGTTGCGCCAATCATGCTAAAATGGGGAGGCTATACGAAATAGAGTTTCGTGTATATACGAGTTACAAGCAACCCTAACATACAGAGACTGCTAAGAATAAATTAAAAACTAAATAAAACTAAATGAAATAACAACAATGATTTTGGGGGCAGAGGGTCGGAATGATACGTTTTGCTAAATGGTACCACGTCTAGGACATACGCTAGCTGGGAAGGACAATACCAATTTCCAAATTTTCCTGCAAAGGAATTAATGAGGAAAGAGTTATCAACAGCGTAACAACTGTTGAAGCCCTGAAGTTGGGTCTGCGGATGAATTTTCTAAGCATATTTATTGTGTTTATGAATTTACAGACAAAGATAGCAATTTCTATACCTGAATTGAGTAGCGTTGCCTCCCTCCAAAGAGGGTCAAAGCTTCGACAGAGCATGTGCATTTTTAACCTGCTACATACTATTTTATAGTATCTGCCCCCTCATTTTAAATTTGATAAAATGGAATTAGAAACGTGGTTTAAAACAAAGAAGTATCCTCATATAGGTTTACCAATTACAATTAAGGATTATAATTGGGTAAAGGAGTATCTTGATAATCCTGAAAAGGTTAGAATACATAGTTTTCTGCCGTTAATACATAAAGTAATCCTAAAAAGAAGATTTAGAGCAGACAAAGAAGTTCAAGAAAGAAACCCAAGTGGTAAAAGAAAAAGGAAACTTGCCAAACCAAAAGACCGCCATATTTTCTTTGCTTCTCACCTAGACTCATTAATTCTATCTAAATACAATGAAATCTTAGCGAATGCTTATGAGAAGTTTCTCGAGAATCTTAATTTTAATGAATCAGTAGTTGCATACCGCAAAATTCCAATTTCAAAGGGTTCAAAGAAAAATAAATGCAATATTGATTTTGCTAAAACTACATATGAATTTATCCAAAAGAACAATACAAATAAGCTTACTACTATTGTTTCAGACGTTACCGATTTTTTCCCAAGTCTGAATCATAAAATCTTAAAAAAGCAATGGACTAAGGTTTTGAAAGAAACCACCCTACCTCTAGACCACTATAATGTCTTTAAGGCTCTAACAAATATAAAGTACATTAAAGGCGACCAGTTGTTTGAAAGTTACGGCAACACAATGATTGTAAAAAAGGGAATCCCGAATTCTTCAAATAAAACCGAACATGTAAGAAAGCATATAAAGAACAGTAAATATTTCAAAGAAAAAGGAGCAAGTCATTACTGCGATAAAAAGGAGTTTCTAAAAAACAACCTGAATCTTGTTATTTCAAAAAACAATACAATGGGAATCCCTCAAGGCAGCCCAATTAGTGCAACATTGGCAAATATCTACATGCTAGATTTTGACCAAGAAATCTTTGATAAAGTTTCTTCAATTGGTGGTTTTTATCAAAGATACAGCGATGATTTAATAATTATTTGCGAGCAAGAATATGAAAATGAAATAATAAAATTAATCAGAGATAAAATTGAAACCCTTGTTGATTTGAAAATTGAACCAAGTAAGACAAAGGTTTTTCGATTCGAGGAAGTAAAAGGAAGATTTACAGGATATGAGATAGATGAAAATACCAGAACACCAAATTTCAATAAGACACTTGAGTATTTGGGATTCTCGTTTGACGGACAAAGAGTTTTGATAAAAACTTCAGGATTTTCAAAATTTTATAGGTCAATGAAAAGCACATTCAAAAAATCAACTTCGTTGGCTATTCACAGTAAAAATCCTGACAAGAGTTTATTCAAGTCAAGACTTTACAAACGTTTTACTCACAGAGGGGCAAAAAGAAAACTTATTTATAGACCGTCAAAGGGTGATAGGACAGTTTACGAAAAAACAAACGAATACTATTGGGGTAATTATTTGAGCTACATTAACAAAGCGAATGACTCAATGAAATCAATAAATGGAGACAATTTTGTTAAAAGACAAAGCAGAAAGTTTTGGAAGAAATTTAATGACTTAATGAAATTCCATGAAGCAAGACTCTAATAACAGCGACAATTTAATTAAACAAATCACGAAAAACAGAAGGGCAGCATGTAACAGGCGTTTGGCTCAATGGCGTGTGAAGTGGTTAATTGAACATTCTACCTCGCATCAGCTTTTGTGGTGTATTGACAGTTTTGTGCTCCGAAATCCGCCACTGCGCCAAGCGTCAAAACGTTGAACAATAATTAGACGACAACAATGAAGATATTAAGCCCTCGAAAAATAAACCTCCCCCCCCTTTCAATTATGTTAAGTACTCAAGGGTCTTTTGACTTCACCGACCCAATTCATGGTGTAACAATGACAAAGAGTATCACGACTCTTTCCATGGGACAAATGGGCCCGAATAATCCGACTGTAGGTTTTCCCAATCGCCCCACTGAAGAACAGCTCAGAGTTTTCGGCGGAATGCAAGCGCTAATGAAATCATGTGTTGATAATGCTGAAGACATTAAAGAGAGAATTCATAGAATAGTTTTAAGCCGAATAATTCCAAATTCTGAAGACGAAAGAGTTGGACTTATGAAAATGGACTTAATGGCTCTTAAGCAATGGTTTATGAACGATGTTCGTTCATCAAAGATTTATCAGGGTTTTTCTGAATTCAATTCGACAAAAAAACTCAAGTCATTTAGTAAAGCCTTTAATAGCTTTATCCTCGACAGAAATAAATATACTCACGGACGACTTTGCTTTAATTCTCCATCGTTCGATTATATTCTCGAGTATATTGAAACTCCCGTACAGGAAAAAAGGTACGCGCATTTAGACATTGAAATTTTAAAATCCTATAACGCATGTTATAAAGAAATCTTGAAAGTAATTACTGAATATAATGTAGCTTATCAAAATAAACGAACAACCAAATAGAATTAATCCTCAACTCTAAAGTAAATGCCTATACCAGAACAAACAATGTTTGGTCCCCGACCCGACAAAACAGGAATAACATATGGTGAGGTTCGACAAATTAAAGACGACGAATCAAAGATTAAGTACTTGAAATTACGTCTTGATACATTTCTTATAAGCCAAATAGACAAAGTTTCTCTACGTGACGAGAACGGACATCCAAATATTTGGAGTCCTTTTCCACTTTTAGCCATGACTTTTCTCGCTATAGAAACCATTGGACATGTCATTTGTGACGTCGAAAAAATTAAAGCAGATAAATCAAATGAGCATTCAAAAAATATAGTTACACCGGTTTATTATCAAATTGACAAAAGTCTTTCGTATAATCCTTCCAAGACCTTCAAAGACGCTTTTGAGAAACTTCACGGCAAAGGCAGTAAAAAATACCTAAACAAATATTCTGACGTAATTCATAAATACCAAAGAAATACTTTTAATCACGGTTATCAGGCTCGCGGTGTGTTTATTCATCATGGTGAACCAAAGGCCTGGACACTAAATGAAGATCAAGGTACCATTGTAATTAATCCTTACTTATTCTGGGACGATTTTAAAAAGGCATATGACAATATCTTTATAAAAATTTCAAATGGACAAGAAAAAGATTGGCGACAAAATGCTTTAAAATACTTTCAGCGACTTTTAGACTAAACTACTGCACCTAACAGCAAATAAACGTAAGCGGGCGGACAAGGGAATAAACACATTTGCATCTTTATTTAAACATTTGTAAATGTAGACACAAGAAGCTCCGAAAGTCCTCCTAAGTCTAATTGCAAAAACGATAATGACAATTAAACCATAAAATTATACTAAATATGAAATTTAAAGTAGAAGAGTCCTTTAAAATTAGACACAAGCTTCTTGAGTATTTATTTAATGAACAAGAGAAATTATCTAAAACAGATTTCAACAAACGATTCGGCTCTATAGATTTGCATACTAAATTAAATATTCCCATCGAAAAAATTCACCGCTATCATGAAATCTTAAAAAAGGACGATGAGATAGACTGCTGTGAAACCGATGGTCAACATAAAATGTTCATCAAAGAAAAGGGTCGTTACGCTTATCTTGAAAAAAAATATCTAAAACAAGGTTGGTTTGAACTATGGGAACATTGGTTCCAACCTCTGAAAGTTATAGTTCCATTTATTGCAGTATCAGTTTCTGTCTTTGCCATTATTTACAACAAAAAACAATCGAATAAAGTGGAAGCATTAGGCAAAAAAATAGACCAAATAGAACTCCGTATAGAAGCCAAAAATAAGTAAAAGAAAAATAATGTTTCTTTAAGTATATTATGTAATTAATTAACTTTTTAATATAATAAAATTTAAAAATTATGAATCCAGCAGATACAAACATTAAAGCAAAGCTTCCGATTTTCTTAGAAGATAATCCAAGAGCGACTATGTCTGTTCAAGAATACAATCAACTTAAAGCTACAATGTCTCCTTCTAATTTTAAGTTTAAAATCGGGGATACAGTTACTACAGGTGATAGTGGCGATTATATTATTACCGACATACAATTTAAGGTGTTTGAAGAAGAAGCCGATGGTCACCTTAAATATGGTTTTGATTTAGCCCTTGTTGGTACTCCTTTTGCTTATAACGCTGAGGTTTTAGTGTATTTAAAGATGAAGTAACGTTAGCAAACATATGAGTGTTAAAAAAAAACTACATCTACTGCAGAATATAGTAAATCTACCCATTTTTTTTTAACTCATCAAAAGAAATTGAATACTTAGATGCTATTTTTGCCAATCTAACTCTAGTGTCTATTATAGTAAATAATTTCCTTGATTAGAAATTCTAGCAATGTGATTATCACTCCTACAACTTAATTTTGACAACCTCAACAATCACATTGAAAACTATGATTAACATTGTACTGATCGTTAATAGCCGTCAAACTCAGTGGGTTATAAAAAATTACTCTGTACCAAGCGGCTACTGCGTCATTACTTGGACGTTATAGTCGATATTAGTACGACTGTTCAAAAGACAAACGCCTAACCTAAAATTAAAACATTAAAACAAAAACAAACCATTTTTATAGGTGACAAAAGACATAGAACAGATACTACAAAAGGACAGCATCTTAACCTACTTGCAGACCAACGCTATGTCTTTTATTTTTCCCCCACTGCACCTAAAAAAGTTAAATTGTGCCAACACACAAACCAAAGCTTGCAAAAGAGCCAATTCTCCCATCAACCAGAGAACTATAATGACCGTTTAAAACCCGAAAAATCGTATCTTAGCCGACCGAAAATTGAACCGGAATAGATGGCAGAAAAGGAAGCTAAGGCAAGAATTAAGATCAATAAACTACTGGAGGAATCCGGGTGGAGCTTCTTTGATACAGACAAAGGTAAGGCGACCATCAAACTTGAATCTTCCATCAGGATGGACGATTTAGGTGAAGACTTCGAAAATTCCAAAAATGGCTACATTGACTTTTTACTGGTCGACGAAAACCAAAACCCGATCATTGTTTTAGAAGCAAAAAAGGAAAGTTTGAACCCGCTTGTAGGGAAGGAACAAGCGAGAAGTTATGCCAAATCTCAAAAGGTTAAATTCATCATTCTCTCAAACGGCACCCTCCACTATTTATGGAATACCGAAACCGGAAACCCTGAACAAATTCAAGTGTTTCCCACTTTGGAATCCATCAAACAGTATTATCAATTTAATCCCGACCCAAGTAATTTGGTTAACGAAGAAGTAAAGGACGACTATGTCGTACTCACGCAACTTCCTAACTACAAACAAATACCGGAGTTTCAAGATTTACCTGCCGGGGCTGATGCACAGGCTGGCGAACAGAAAAAGAAAGATTTAATTTTCAACCTGAAACTTCGTTTTCTTCGCTACTACCAAGTGGAGGCCATTAAAGCCGTTCAGCAATGGGTAAGCCAAGGTAAAAAAAGATTCTTGCTGGAAATGGCCACAGGAACCGGAAAAACTTTGACCGCCGCCGCCCTCATCAAACTCTTTTACAGAACGGGAAACGCAAGACGTATTTTATTTTTGGTAGACCGCTTGGAATTGGAAGAACAGGTAAGAAAAGATTTCACCAACTATTTGAAAAACGACCTTACCACAGTTGTTTACAAAGAGAAAAAGAACGATTGGCGAAAAGCGGAGATTGTCGTTACGACCATTCAATCACTTATGGTCAACAACAAATACAAATCGCTGTTTTCTCCGACCGACTTTGATTTAATTATATCAGATGAATCCCACCGACTGTTGGGTGGTGGAAACAGCAGAGCGTTGTTTGAATATTTCCTGGGTTACAAATTAGGTTTGACCGCTACTCCAAAAGATTATTTAAAACATTTGGACACCGATAATTTTGACGACCCCAGAGAATTGGAACGTAGAATGTTGCTGGACACTTACACCACCTTCGGTTGTGAAAGTGGTGTCCCAACTTATCGCTATACGCTTTTAGACGGTGCAAGAGACGGATATTTACGTCAGCCGATTGTGGTAGATGCAAGAACAGATGTAACCACCAAACTGTTATCGGAGCAAGGCTATGGTATCATGGTAACGGTTGCCAGCAGTGAACAAGAAGACATTTTAGAAGAAGTAAAATATAAGCAGAATCATTTCGAACGGAAGTTTTTCAGCGAAGAAACCAACCGCGTCTTTTGCAAAACATTTATTGAAAACGGACTTAAAGACCCTATCAGCGGTGAGTTTGGAAAAAGTTTGGTCTTTGTTGTTTCACAAAATCACGCAGCTAAATTGGCCCAGCTGCTCAATGAATATGCTCACCAATTATTTCCAGGAAAGTATCAAAGCGACTTTGCCGTTCAGGTAACTTCCAATGTGCAGAACAGCCAGCAAATGACGGTTGATTTCAGCAATGACAAATTATTGGGCTTTAGCCATTTTGCAAAAGCCAACGAAATGCTGGAATCCTACAAAACAAGCAAAGCCAGAGTCTGCGTAACCGTTGGAATGATGACCACAGGATGGGATTGTCCCAATATTTTAAACCTTGGTCTGATGCGCCCGATTTTTTCGCCCACAGAATTTATTCAGATTAAAGGAAGGGGTACCCGCATCCACAAGTTTGAACACAAATTCAAGAACGATCTTGGAGAAGATGAAATCATTTCCATCGACAAAGCTGCTTTTAAAATTTTTGACTTCTTTGCCACCTGCGAATATTTTGAAGAAAAATATCAATACGACCAGGTATTGAAACTACCTGTAAATGCTGATAAGGGAGATCCTCTACCTGTAGTGGACGACCAAACCATTAAACCAAAACGAGACGGCTACGAGTACAAAGAAGATGACAGAATCACTTCCTGGAACGAACAGCAAGTTGACTTGAAAGGCATGAAAGTGGACCGAATGTTTTTTCAAACTTTTGATGAAACGGTGAAGCAAGATTCCGAAATTGTACAATTGGTAGACGAAGGAAATTTTGACAGTGCTGAAGCAATTCTAAAAGAAAAATACGAAAACAAACCCTCTGAATTTTACACGCTGGAAAAACTGAGAAAATCGCTGCAAATAGATCGAAAGATTTCCTGGAGAGAACTTTTGGAGTTGATGTTTTTCGGTAACCAAATAAAAGGCAAAGACGATTTGCTCAGCGATGAATTTGACAAGTTCATCAGCACCAACAATGTTGCAGACATTCAAGATTTACAGGGATTGCGCTATTTCTTTTACGCTTACATCACTGACCCAAGTGTCAGACAAATTATAGACCAACAAGATTTTACGGAACTCTATCACAACCCGGCTTTTAATGTTGAAGACTTTAACCGCGTACCTGATGACATGAAAAGCAAACTACCCTACTATGTTAAAACGTATGTGCCGTTGCAAAAATTCGTCTGAATCACGGATTAAACTGATTTAAAGATTACGCAGATTATGGATAAATTGCAACATAAAGAGATTACAGAAAAAATAATTGGAGCTTCGTTTGAGGTTCACAAATTTCTTGGTAATGGATTTCAAGAAGTTATTTATCAGCGGGCATTGGCTTATGAAATGAGAAAATCCGGACTTGAATTTGCAAGAGAAATTGAACAAGATATTTTTTATAAAGAACTTGAAGAACCTATAGGAACTAGAAGGGCAGATTTCGTCGTGGAAGGCAAGGTACTTGTGGAACTTAAAGCACTCACTAAGCTAGAAGATGTGCATTTGGCCCAAGCGCTAAACTATTTAAAAGCCTATCGGTTAGAAATTGGATTACTGATTAATTTTGGTTCCAAAAGTCTAGAATTTAAACGACTCATACTCTCTCTAAAATAAGAAAAAAAATAATCCGTGAAATCCAATAATCCGTAAAATCCGCGATTCTGACAATATTATCCTAAAAATCCTAATCCAGACAAAAATAACGAAATGCTAGACGCTACCACAAAGAAAAATATTGACGATTGCCGCGATGTATTGGTAGGTAAAGTGCCCGACCCGAAAAGCCAAATTGAGCAAATTACACTGGCGCTTATCTATAAGTTCATGGACGATATGGATAAAGAAGCCGTGGAGAAATTTAAAGGCAAAGCAAAATTCTTTACAGGCGATTATGCCAAATACGGTTGGCGTAAATTATTTGACCCATCGTTGAGCGGACAAGATATGCTGTCATTGTACAGTGAAGCATTGGAAAAGCTCAATACCAATCCCAATATTCCAGAACTGTTCCGCAACATTTTTAAAAATGCTTATTTGCCTTACCGTGACCCAAGCACCTTAAAACTGTTTTTAAAATACATCAACGAGTTTGAGTACAGCCATAGCGAAAAGTTGGGTGATGCTTTTGAATACTTGTTGAGTGTAATGGGAAGCCAAGGAGATGCAGGGCAGTTTAGAACGCCCCGACACATAATTGATTTTGTAACAGCATGTGTAAACCCACAGAAAAACGAAACCGTGCTTGACCCAGCTTGCGGTACTGCTGGTTTCTTATTGAGTGCATACAAACACATACTCAACCAAAACACCGACAAACGCCAAGGCGACAAACTAAAGCCAGAGGATAGAAAAAAACTGGCTACCAATTTTGTGGGTTACGACATTAGCCCTGATATGGTACGCTTGAGTTTAGCGAATATGTATTTACACGGATTCGCTACACCCCTCATACATGAGTATGATACATTGAGCAGCGAAGATCGATGGCAAGAAACCTTTGATGTGATCTTAGCGAATCCACCCTTTATGACACCAAAGGGAGGCATACGTCCACACAAAAAATTTGGCGTACAAGCCAACAAAGCAGAAGTATTGTTTACCGATTACATTGCTGAACACTTAAACAGCAACGGACGAGCAGGCATTGTAGTTCCAAACGGAATTGTAGCCACCAGCCAAACCGCTTACAAGCAATTGCGGAAAATGTTGGTACAGGATAGTTTGATATCCGTAA encodes the following:
- a CDS encoding DEAD/DEAH box helicase family protein; protein product: MAEKEAKARIKINKLLEESGWSFFDTDKGKATIKLESSIRMDDLGEDFENSKNGYIDFLLVDENQNPIIVLEAKKESLNPLVGKEQARSYAKSQKVKFIILSNGTLHYLWNTETGNPEQIQVFPTLESIKQYYQFNPDPSNLVNEEVKDDYVVLTQLPNYKQIPEFQDLPAGADAQAGEQKKKDLIFNLKLRFLRYYQVEAIKAVQQWVSQGKKRFLLEMATGTGKTLTAAALIKLFYRTGNARRILFLVDRLELEEQVRKDFTNYLKNDLTTVVYKEKKNDWRKAEIVVTTIQSLMVNNKYKSLFSPTDFDLIISDESHRLLGGGNSRALFEYFLGYKLGLTATPKDYLKHLDTDNFDDPRELERRMLLDTYTTFGCESGVPTYRYTLLDGARDGYLRQPIVVDARTDVTTKLLSEQGYGIMVTVASSEQEDILEEVKYKQNHFERKFFSEETNRVFCKTFIENGLKDPISGEFGKSLVFVVSQNHAAKLAQLLNEYAHQLFPGKYQSDFAVQVTSNVQNSQQMTVDFSNDKLLGFSHFAKANEMLESYKTSKARVCVTVGMMTTGWDCPNILNLGLMRPIFSPTEFIQIKGRGTRIHKFEHKFKNDLGEDEIISIDKAAFKIFDFFATCEYFEEKYQYDQVLKLPVNADKGDPLPVVDDQTIKPKRDGYEYKEDDRITSWNEQQVDLKGMKVDRMFFQTFDETVKQDSEIVQLVDEGNFDSAEAILKEKYENKPSEFYTLEKLRKSLQIDRKISWRELLELMFFGNQIKGKDDLLSDEFDKFISTNNVADIQDLQGLRYFFYAYITDPSVRQIIDQQDFTELYHNPAFNVEDFNRVPDDMKSKLPYYVKTYVPLQKFV
- a CDS encoding GxxExxY protein, which codes for MDKLQHKEITEKIIGASFEVHKFLGNGFQEVIYQRALAYEMRKSGLEFAREIEQDIFYKELEEPIGTRRADFVVEGKVLVELKALTKLEDVHLAQALNYLKAYRLEIGLLINFGSKSLEFKRLILSLK
- a CDS encoding glycosyl hydrolase; the protein is MLRSILYSLILFACCSVSLLAQKKEEVKPVDPMNSGAFSGIAFRSIGPAVTSGRISDFAVNPKNHSEYYVASSSGGVWKTTNKGLTFSPIFDGEGSYSIGCVSLDPNNASTVWVGTGENNNQRSVAYGDGVYKSEDGGKSWKNMGLKNSEHIAEIVVDPTDANIVYVAAYGPVWSEGGDRGVYKSTDGGNTWTCVKSVSAYTGCNDLVMDPRNPKILYAAFHQRMRKVFTYIGGGPESAIYKSTDGGANWKKLEGGLPSGDVGRMGLAISPVNPDVLYTVVEAKDDKGGIYRSSDKGSSWEKRNPFFTSGNYYQEIVCDPIDVNKIYITDTYYKVSTDGGKSVSNLGEINKHIDNHCIWVDPTNGNHLLVGCDGGVYETYDQARSWEFKSNLPVTQFYKVSTDNDLPFYHVHGGTQDNLSLGGPSRSTSANGITNADWYVTSTGDGFETQVDPKDPNIVYAQSQYGGLVRYDRKNGEYLSIKPVEGEGEAPYRWNWDAPLFISQHSNTRLYFGANKLFRTDDRGESWQVISPDLSRQIDRNKIEVMGKVWSVDAIAKNGSTDIYGQLTSIAESKLNPEMIWVGTDDGLIQLTTDGGKNWTKFDNLPGVPAQSYVHQIIASLHDKNTAYVCFNHHRYGDFKPYVLKTTDAGKTWKSIQSNLPARGSVYSIAEDHVDPNLLFVGTEFGCFFSNNGAATWIQLKSGLPTVAVRDIELQRRENDVVLGTFGRGFYILDDYSCLRNVKKEDFNKEAVIYPIKDGLLYVERLPLGLRDKGHMGSSYFSTPNPKPGVVFTYYVKDDIKTLKELRKEAEKAKSDKGEKIYYPTLDSLRAEDEQQDPYLLFTIMDQSGNVVRHLKTAAKKGLKRISWDGRTATPAPVVGRYVPAPDQLFGEEEVGHLVMPGTYKLLLQKYVDGVLTPIAGPVDFKLNLLNQGSLPSKDMKDNIAFCQKVADLRKATSAAGDIFNEMNSRIAHAKSAMLDMPASPKNLLEKATAIQKKLNAINLTFNGDATRAKREFETATTVNDRVGILEYTVWNITSSIPKSCKTNYDIASRQFSKVLEEMKMVDAQISELEKELEMNKAPYTPGRWPK